In Vicia villosa cultivar HV-30 ecotype Madison, WI unplaced genomic scaffold, Vvil1.0 ctg.004602F_1_1, whole genome shotgun sequence, the following proteins share a genomic window:
- the LOC131642179 gene encoding uncharacterized protein LOC131642179: MSLTGRTRAQSLLGHKDPKLSYTAAGERRLLDINKLEEIRLDAYENAKIYKERTNKWHDKRIFRKEFNVGDVVLLFNSRLKLFPGKLRSRWSGPFEVTKVFPSGVVEIKGKSSDNFIVNGQRLKHYHIVKNKDYTDSLKLVELIVESKN, from the coding sequence ATGTCATTAACCGGTAGAACTCGAGCACAAAGCCTACTGGGCCATAAAGACCCTAAATTAAGTTATACTGCCGCAGGTGAAAGGAGGCTATTAGATATCAACAAATTGGAAGAGATTAGATTAGATGCCTACGAGAATGCTAAGATCTACAAAGAAAGAACAAATAAGTGGCACGATAAGCGCATCTTTAGGAAGGAATTCAACGTAGGAGATGTGGTGCTACTGTTTAACTCTCGACTTAAGCTCTTTCCTGGAAAACTTCGTTCAAGATGGTCTGGTCCATTCGAAGTTACTAAGGTATTTCCGAGTGGCGTTgtcgaaattaaaggaaaatcaagCGATAACTTCATTGTAAACGGGCAGCGATTAAAACATTACCACATTGTTAAAAACAAAGACTATACTGATAGTCTTAAACTCGTAGAGTTAATCGTCGAATCGAAAAACTAA